A window of the Vigna angularis cultivar LongXiaoDou No.4 chromosome 3, ASM1680809v1, whole genome shotgun sequence genome harbors these coding sequences:
- the LOC108324284 gene encoding uncharacterized protein LOC108324284 isoform X1: MEVQQWWRIRFSFRSATMMVCFLNVITAIFLLHTFFTSAYTRNKFSYANSYSAQLRYIKESEEIRLALLPVELIKRVKEIEHEVYTEPETAQKKDTKQTAAVDLSKRLKDFHSLNDATSLKALEEWRKRKMERARQRELEKNGTTSHA; the protein is encoded by the exons ATGGAGGTGCAGCAATGGTGGAGGATCAGATTCTCCTTCAGGAGTGCAACCATGATGGTGTGTTTCCTCAACGTAATAACTGCAATCTTCTTGCTTCATACTTTTTTCACCTCTGCCTACACCCGCAACAAATTCTCCTATGCAAATTCGTACTCAG CTCAACTCAGGTACATTAAGGAATCTGAAGAGATTCGACTTGCCTTGCTACCTGTAGAGCTGATAAAAAGA GTGAAGGAGATTGAGCACGAAGTATACACTGAACCAGAAACAGCGCAGAAGAAAGACACAAAGCAGACTGCTGCTGTTGATCTGTCTAAAAGGTTAAAGGATTTCCATTCCTTGAATGATGCTACCAGCTTGAAAG CTTTAGAGGAATGGAGAAAGAGGAAGATGGAGAGGGCCAGACAGAGAGAATTGGAGAAAAATGGAACAACTTCTCATGCTTGA
- the LOC108324284 gene encoding uncharacterized protein LOC108324284 isoform X2: protein MVEDQILLQECNHDAQLRYIKESEEIRLALLPVELIKRVKEIEHEVYTEPETAQKKDTKQTAAVDLSKRLKDFHSLNDATSLKALEEWRKRKMERARQRELEKNGTTSHA, encoded by the exons ATGGTGGAGGATCAGATTCTCCTTCAGGAGTGCAACCATGATG CTCAACTCAGGTACATTAAGGAATCTGAAGAGATTCGACTTGCCTTGCTACCTGTAGAGCTGATAAAAAGA GTGAAGGAGATTGAGCACGAAGTATACACTGAACCAGAAACAGCGCAGAAGAAAGACACAAAGCAGACTGCTGCTGTTGATCTGTCTAAAAGGTTAAAGGATTTCCATTCCTTGAATGATGCTACCAGCTTGAAAG CTTTAGAGGAATGGAGAAAGAGGAAGATGGAGAGGGCCAGACAGAGAGAATTGGAGAAAAATGGAACAACTTCTCATGCTTGA